The Primulina eburnea isolate SZY01 chromosome 13, ASM2296580v1, whole genome shotgun sequence genome includes a region encoding these proteins:
- the LOC140810165 gene encoding uncharacterized protein: MKMEFCLEEGKQANPNCSTLILPALSIGNVGQLAVDLLISSLKADRIGYLDDPNVLPCVGNDAYAASPGGDLALPLEAYESSSSGLTLVQQRSPVIKGMMIDYAKNMANFAASNGKKHVIILSSLDFGRWKRVDMSSGLQIHYLSSSNTDGSDNDCEMFGWNRLQDYSPDQSTWKYLNELAEEGSMPDEDFFLEDLGDDDYYPSLPFAALFSIFKAKGIKVTCLLCYCSEGDNIPEAFYLAEATSKLVGLSQNEIDGSGAGKWTIPFSWQSVYGPPADMTLF, encoded by the exons ATGAAAATGGAGTTCTGTCTCGAAGAAGGGAAGCAAGCGAATCCTAATTGCTCCACTTTAATTCTG CCGGCGCTATCGATTGGAAACGTGGGGCAGCTGGCTGTGGATTTGCTTATCTCGTCGCTGAAAGCGGATAGAATCGGCTACTTGGACGACCCCAATGTGCTGCCTTGTGTTGGCAATGATGCTTATGCTGCTTCGCCTGGTGGAGACCTCGCTCTCCCTCTCGAAG CTTATGAATCATCATCTAGTGGGTTAACACTTGTGCAGCAACGGTCTCCTGTTATCAAG GGTATGATGATCGATTACGCGAAGAACATGGCAAACTTCGCTGCTTCTAATGGAAAGAAGCATGTTATCATACTCTCCAGCTTGGACTTTGGGAGATGGAAAAGGGTTGACATGTCAAG TGGTTTGCAGATTCATTATTTATCTAGTTCCAATACGGATGGAAGTGACAATGACTGTGAAATGTTTGGGTGGAATAGACTGCAAGATTATAGTCCTGATCAAAGCACATGGAAGTATCTGAATGAATTAGCTGAAGAGGGGTCAATGCCTGATGAAGATTTTTTTCTTGAGGATCTAGGAGATGATGATTACTACCCAAGTTTGCCTTTTGCTGCACTTTTTTCCATCTTTAAG GCTAAAGGTATCAAAGTCACTTGCTTACTTTGTTACTGTTCCGAAGGAGATAATATACCTGAAGCTTTTTATTTGGCGGAGGCAACCAGCAAACTTGTGGGACTGAGCCAGAATGAAATTGATG GCAGTGGAGCTGGTAAATGGACCATACCATTTTCATGGCAGAGTGTGTATGGACCTCCAGCAGACATGACTTTATTCTAG